Proteins encoded within one genomic window of Bradyrhizobium sp. CB1717:
- a CDS encoding DUF3572 domain-containing protein: protein MKKPVHNPREVAEIVAIQALSFVASEPERLGLFLAETGVGPETLRNAASDPNFLLNVLDFVLRDDATVKAFAEASELHPTNVAAARQVLGDALGDPNWERDVP, encoded by the coding sequence GTGAAAAAGCCTGTTCACAACCCTCGCGAAGTCGCTGAAATCGTTGCGATTCAGGCGCTGTCCTTCGTCGCAAGCGAGCCCGAGCGGCTGGGCCTGTTCCTGGCCGAGACAGGTGTCGGCCCGGAGACCCTGCGGAACGCCGCCTCGGACCCAAATTTCCTTCTCAACGTGCTCGATTTCGTGCTGCGCGATGACGCCACCGTGAAGGCCTTCGCGGAGGCCTCGGAGCTGCATCCGACCAACGTTGCCGCAGCGCGGCAGGTCCTTGGTGATGCGCTCGGCGACCCCAATTGGGAGCGCGACGTGCCGTGA
- a CDS encoding response regulator, whose amino-acid sequence MAKTVLIVEDNELNMKLFRDLLEAHGYQTSGTSNGYEALDLVRKMRPDLVLMDIQLPQVSGLEVTRWIKDDPELRAIPVVAVTAFAMKGDEERIREGGCEAYLSKPISVGKFIETVRRFIG is encoded by the coding sequence ATGGCTAAGACCGTCCTGATCGTGGAAGACAACGAGCTCAACATGAAGCTCTTCCGCGACCTGTTGGAAGCACATGGCTACCAGACTTCGGGCACCAGCAACGGTTACGAGGCGCTCGATCTGGTTCGCAAGATGCGGCCCGACCTCGTGCTGATGGATATCCAGTTGCCGCAGGTCTCCGGCCTCGAGGTGACGCGCTGGATCAAGGACGATCCGGAGCTGCGCGCCATTCCCGTCGTCGCGGTGACGGCGTTCGCGATGAAGGGCGACGAAGAACGCATCCGCGAGGGCGGCTGCGAGGCCTATTTGTCCAAGCCGATTTCGGTCGGCAAATTCATTGAGACGGTCCGGCGTTTTATCGGATAG
- a CDS encoding PleD family two-component system response regulator encodes MSARILVVDDVPANVKLLEARLSAEYFDVMTASNGTEALAMARRSECDIILLDVMMPDMDGFEVCRRLKSDPATHHIPVVMVTALDSPADRNRGLEAGADDFLTKPVSDVVLIARVRSLTRLKMMTDELRMRAITSLEIGMQAPERSAVADTGKGGRILLVDDRESSYQRLATILAAEHTIDVEPNPTEALFHAAEGNYDLLIVSLDLNNFDGLRLCSQARSLERTRHVPILAIADPENSTRLLRGLEIGVNDYLLRPIDKTELLARARTQIRRRRYTDHLRDNVQNSIEMAITDALTGLHNRRYMESHLATLAEQAATRGKPLALMILDIDYFKSINDNYGHDAGDDVLREFAVRVRKSIRGIDLACRYGGEEFVIVMPETDLHVAGMVAERLRRSIAGEPFAIHKGSKRIEVTISIGLTTLEQKGEAVADVLKRADTALYRAKHDGRNRVVSHAA; translated from the coding sequence GTGTCCGCGCGTATCCTCGTCGTCGATGACGTTCCTGCCAACGTCAAGCTGCTAGAGGCCCGGCTGTCCGCCGAATATTTCGACGTGATGACCGCCTCGAACGGCACCGAGGCGCTGGCGATGGCCCGCCGTTCGGAGTGCGACATCATCCTGCTCGACGTGATGATGCCCGACATGGACGGCTTTGAAGTCTGCCGCCGCCTGAAGTCCGATCCGGCCACACACCACATTCCCGTCGTGATGGTCACCGCGCTCGACAGTCCCGCCGACCGCAACCGCGGGCTCGAGGCCGGCGCGGATGATTTCCTGACCAAACCCGTCTCCGACGTCGTCTTGATCGCGCGCGTGCGCTCGCTGACGCGGCTGAAGATGATGACCGATGAGCTGCGCATGCGCGCCATCACCTCGCTCGAGATCGGCATGCAGGCGCCCGAGCGCAGCGCGGTGGCCGATACCGGCAAGGGCGGCCGCATCCTGCTGGTCGACGACCGCGAGTCCTCCTATCAGCGGCTGGCGACGATCCTCGCCGCCGAGCACACCATCGACGTCGAGCCGAACCCGACGGAGGCGCTGTTCCACGCCGCCGAGGGCAATTACGACCTCCTGATCGTCTCGCTCGACCTCAACAATTTCGACGGCCTGCGCCTGTGCAGCCAGGCGCGCTCGCTGGAGCGTACGCGCCATGTGCCGATCCTCGCCATCGCCGACCCCGAGAACTCGACGCGGCTGCTCCGCGGCCTCGAGATCGGCGTCAACGACTATCTGCTGCGCCCGATCGACAAGACCGAGCTCCTTGCGCGCGCCCGCACCCAGATCCGCCGCCGCCGCTACACCGATCATCTGCGCGACAACGTGCAGAACTCGATCGAGATGGCGATCACCGACGCGCTCACCGGCCTGCACAATCGCCGCTACATGGAGAGCCATCTGGCAACGCTCGCCGAGCAGGCCGCGACCCGCGGCAAGCCGCTGGCGCTGATGATCCTGGACATCGACTACTTCAAGTCGATCAACGACAATTACGGCCACGATGCCGGCGACGACGTGCTGCGCGAATTCGCGGTGCGGGTGCGCAAGTCGATCCGCGGCATTGATCTGGCCTGCCGCTACGGCGGCGAGGAGTTCGTCATCGTGATGCCGGAGACCGATCTCCACGTCGCCGGCATGGTCGCCGAGCGTCTGCGCCGCTCGATCGCAGGCGAGCCGTTCGCGATCCACAAGGGCAGCAAGCGCATCGAGGTCACGATCTCGATCGGGCTCACCACGCTGGAGCAGAAGGGCGAGGCGGTCGCCGACGTCCTCAAGCGCGCCGACACGGCGCTCTACCGCGCCAAGCACGACGGCCGCAATCGCGTGGTGTCGCACGCGGCGTGA
- a CDS encoding TetR/AcrR family transcriptional regulator: MAPPPAPQTMKERILQTADKLFYLQGIRAIGVDTIAAEIGISKRTLYNHFPSKDALITAYLERRFVAQRPSDKPPAEQILATFDSLERRFAAKDFRGCPFVNAVAELGPSDRAVKKIAIAFKESRRLWFRDRLTELGVADADALATQLVLLVDGSIAQDLVRDDPAMARAAKEAATVLLRNAGVDVGKRKRAK, encoded by the coding sequence ATGGCTCCCCCGCCCGCCCCACAGACGATGAAAGAGCGGATCCTTCAGACCGCCGACAAGCTGTTCTATCTGCAAGGCATTCGCGCCATCGGCGTCGACACCATCGCGGCGGAGATCGGCATCTCCAAGCGCACGCTCTACAACCACTTCCCGTCCAAGGACGCGCTGATCACGGCCTACCTCGAGCGCCGCTTCGTAGCTCAGCGCCCCTCCGACAAGCCGCCGGCCGAGCAGATCCTCGCCACCTTCGATTCGCTGGAGCGGCGCTTTGCAGCGAAGGATTTTCGCGGCTGCCCGTTCGTCAATGCGGTCGCCGAGCTCGGGCCCTCCGACCGCGCCGTGAAGAAGATCGCCATCGCCTTCAAGGAAAGCCGCCGCCTCTGGTTTCGCGACCGCCTGACCGAGCTCGGCGTTGCCGACGCCGATGCGCTCGCGACGCAACTCGTGCTGCTGGTCGACGGCTCCATCGCCCAGGATCTCGTGCGTGATGATCCGGCGATGGCGCGGGCCGCGAAGGAAGCGGCGACGGTGCTGTTGCGGAATGCGGGGGTGGATGTGGGGAAGCGCAAGCGCGCGAAATAG